Proteins from a single region of Chryseobacterium scophthalmum:
- a CDS encoding C40 family peptidase: MRFSEIKLYKNLAVLAIASTVIVSCGSSKNVSSSKKSPSKNIAKSENLRKLDSSFDGKVSGSIKSLLKDAETYLGTPYKFGGNTSSGFDCSGFTVKVFQDNNFSLPRRSSDQADAGKSIDIKTVKPGDLLFFATSGGSRVSHVGIVHTIENDGEIKFIHASTSKGVIISSLNEKYWNKAYLHAQRVL, from the coding sequence ATGCGTTTTTCGGAAATTAAATTATATAAAAATCTTGCTGTTTTAGCGATAGCTTCTACAGTTATTGTCTCTTGCGGAAGCTCTAAAAACGTTTCTTCTTCTAAGAAAAGCCCTTCAAAAAATATTGCAAAATCTGAAAATCTGAGAAAATTAGATTCTTCTTTTGATGGGAAGGTTTCAGGTTCTATAAAAAGTCTTTTAAAAGATGCTGAAACTTATTTAGGAACTCCATATAAATTTGGCGGAAATACTTCTTCAGGTTTTGACTGTTCCGGATTTACCGTAAAAGTTTTTCAGGATAACAATTTCAGTTTACCAAGAAGATCTTCAGATCAGGCAGATGCAGGAAAATCGATTGATATTAAAACAGTAAAACCAGGAGATTTGTTGTTTTTTGCCACTTCTGGCGGAAGTCGCGTTTCGCACGTAGGAATAGTTCACACTATTGAAAATGATGGCGAAATAAAATTTATTCATGCATCAACTTCTAAAGGAGTGATTATCTCTTCTTTAAATGAAAAATACTGGAACAAAGCCTATCTTCACGCTCAAAGAGTTTTATAA
- a CDS encoding glycosyltransferase family 4 protein, whose translation MKIAFDAKRFFHNTSGLGNYSRDLVRILSKYYPENQYLLLNKNKSERGSDILENSDVTFVETSKGTMSRQFKMGKDAQKENADIFHGLSGELPLKWDKKPIKKIVTIHDLIFVRYPQYYSFFDRKIHLWKFKKAANAADKIIAISEQTKRDIIQYLKVPENKIEVIYQGCHKSFKEQQSEEFIQKTKEKFSFPERFILNVGTIEERKNLFNIVKAIKDTTIPLVVVGKKTKYFQKIKHFIEKNKMENQIHFLENVSMDELAVIYKSADIFVYPSFFEGFGIPVIEALFSKTVTITSNTSCLPEAGGSDSVYIDPENYLDIQSKIKFLWDSESERKRRSDKGFEFVQKFNDEPIAHQLMNLYQKIIS comes from the coding sequence ATGAAGATAGCATTTGATGCCAAACGTTTTTTTCATAATACTTCAGGATTAGGGAATTACTCGAGAGATTTAGTCAGAATTTTGTCTAAATATTATCCTGAAAATCAATACTTACTACTCAATAAAAATAAATCGGAAAGAGGTTCCGATATTTTAGAAAACTCTGATGTTACCTTTGTAGAAACCTCTAAAGGAACAATGTCTCGACAGTTTAAAATGGGAAAAGATGCGCAAAAAGAAAATGCGGATATTTTCCATGGATTATCGGGTGAATTACCTTTGAAATGGGATAAGAAACCCATCAAAAAAATCGTCACTATTCACGATTTGATATTCGTAAGATATCCTCAATATTATTCTTTTTTTGACAGAAAAATTCATCTTTGGAAATTCAAAAAAGCAGCAAATGCAGCCGATAAGATCATTGCTATTTCAGAACAGACCAAAAGAGATATTATTCAATATCTGAAAGTTCCGGAAAACAAAATTGAAGTCATTTATCAAGGTTGTCACAAATCTTTTAAAGAGCAACAATCTGAAGAATTTATTCAGAAAACTAAAGAAAAATTCAGTTTTCCAGAACGGTTTATTTTAAATGTTGGAACGATCGAAGAGCGTAAAAATCTTTTCAATATTGTTAAAGCAATAAAAGACACAACAATTCCTTTGGTAGTTGTTGGAAAAAAAACAAAGTATTTTCAAAAAATAAAGCATTTTATTGAGAAAAATAAAATGGAGAATCAGATTCATTTTTTAGAAAATGTTTCAATGGATGAATTGGCTGTCATTTACAAATCAGCAGATATTTTTGTTTATCCAAGTTTTTTTGAAGGGTTTGGAATTCCTGTGATTGAAGCTCTTTTTTCAAAAACAGTTACGATTACAAGCAACACAAGTTGTCTTCCTGAAGCAGGAGGTTCAGATTCTGTTTATATCGATCCCGAAAATTATCTGGATATTCAATCAAAAATAAAATTTTTATGGGATAGCGAATCTGAAAGAAAACGCCGTTCTGATAAAGGTTTTGAGTTCGTTCAGAAGTTCAATGACGAACCTATTGCTCATCAACTGATGAATCTCTATCAAAAAATTATTTCGTAA
- a CDS encoding GNAT family N-acetyltransferase, translating to MLEIKLVNDTYSKEIIDLVLNIQQKEFNVPITIEDQPDLMQIEDFYFANGGSFWGAFISGELVGTIALVKFDEKAAAIRKMFVKKEFRGKEYGIAQKLLETLIAYCQKNGIEEVYLGTVSILKAALRFYERNHFEIIEKGLLPSKFPLMNADNVFCFLNLKS from the coding sequence ATGTTAGAAATTAAACTTGTAAACGATACTTATTCAAAAGAAATAATAGACTTGGTTCTGAATATTCAGCAGAAAGAATTTAATGTTCCCATTACAATAGAAGATCAGCCGGATCTTATGCAAATCGAGGATTTTTATTTTGCCAATGGCGGGAGTTTTTGGGGGGCTTTCATAAGCGGTGAGCTTGTAGGAACCATTGCTTTGGTTAAATTTGATGAAAAAGCGGCGGCAATCCGAAAGATGTTTGTGAAAAAAGAATTCAGAGGAAAAGAATATGGTATCGCTCAGAAACTATTAGAAACCCTGATTGCTTATTGCCAGAAAAACGGAATAGAAGAAGTATATTTAGGAACGGTATCAATCCTGAAGGCTGCATTGCGTTTTTACGAACGAAATCACTTCGAAATCATTGAAAAAGGATTGCTTCCTTCAAAATTTCCTTTAATGAATGCCGATAATGTATTTTGTTTTCTTAATCTAAAATCATAG
- a CDS encoding MarR family winged helix-turn-helix transcriptional regulator yields the protein MNVINESGTLALSTRLQRLSEQLRKEGALVYKEFGIDFEPKWFPVIFTLHHKNTLSVVEIANEIGYTHPSTISLLKELERQQMIISKKDKTDERKRLIELAPKGIELIEKMKPAWEIISKVLEEIADNENHLLKAINEAEEKIAKQSFLQRVLQLKNSQ from the coding sequence ATGAATGTCATTAATGAATCCGGAACTTTAGCTTTATCTACAAGATTACAACGTCTCAGCGAGCAATTGCGTAAAGAGGGAGCCTTAGTTTATAAAGAATTTGGAATAGATTTCGAACCCAAATGGTTTCCGGTAATCTTTACATTACATCACAAAAATACACTCAGTGTTGTAGAAATTGCCAATGAAATAGGATACACGCATCCTTCCACAATCAGCCTTTTAAAAGAACTTGAAAGACAACAAATGATTATTTCTAAAAAAGATAAAACAGATGAACGTAAACGCTTAATTGAATTGGCACCAAAAGGTATAGAATTAATAGAAAAAATGAAACCAGCATGGGAAATCATCTCCAAAGTATTGGAAGAGATAGCAGATAATGAAAATCATTTACTGAAAGCAATTAATGAAGCAGAAGAGAAAATTGCCAAACAGTCTTTTCTACAAAGAGTTTTACAATTAAAAAACAGCCAATAA
- the hisB gene encoding bifunctional histidinol-phosphatase/imidazoleglycerol-phosphate dehydratase HisB produces the protein MKKVLFIDRDGTLILEPPTDFQVDSLEKLEFYPGVFQNLSRIAKELDFELVMVTNQDGLGTESFPMEDFIKSHEKMLKAFENEGIIFNDILIDKSFESENSPNRKPGIGMLGKYIYGNYDLENSFVIGDRLTDIQLAKNLGSKSIFINKIQNENANLTTENWSEIYQYLKQIPRKAKVSRKTNETDIQIEINLDGSGNSEISTGLHFFDHMLEQISKHGNLDLKIKVNGDLQVDEHHTIEDTGIVLGEAILKALGKKKGIERYGFLLPMDDCLAQVALDFGGRSWLVWEANFKREKIGDVSTEMFEHFFKSFTDSAKCNLNIKVEGENEHHKIESIFKAFAKAIKMAVNQSDQNFNVPSTKGSL, from the coding sequence ATGAAAAAAGTATTATTTATAGACCGTGACGGGACTTTGATCTTAGAACCTCCAACAGATTTTCAGGTTGATTCTTTGGAAAAACTTGAATTCTATCCCGGAGTTTTTCAAAACCTATCAAGAATTGCAAAAGAACTTGATTTTGAATTGGTCATGGTGACAAACCAGGATGGATTGGGAACAGAAAGTTTTCCAATGGAAGATTTTATAAAATCTCATGAAAAAATGTTGAAAGCTTTTGAAAATGAAGGAATTATTTTTAATGATATTTTGATTGATAAAAGTTTTGAAAGTGAAAATTCACCAAATCGAAAACCAGGAATTGGAATGTTGGGAAAATATATTTACGGTAATTACGATCTTGAAAATTCTTTCGTTATTGGTGATCGATTGACGGATATTCAATTAGCAAAAAACTTAGGTTCAAAATCAATCTTCATTAATAAAATTCAAAATGAAAATGCGAATCTAACGACAGAAAACTGGAGTGAAATTTACCAATATTTAAAGCAGATTCCACGAAAAGCCAAAGTTTCAAGAAAAACCAATGAAACAGATATTCAAATAGAAATCAATCTCGATGGAAGCGGAAATTCTGAGATCTCAACAGGGTTACATTTTTTCGATCATATGCTTGAACAAATATCGAAGCACGGCAATTTAGATTTAAAAATCAAAGTTAATGGAGACTTACAAGTTGATGAACATCACACCATTGAAGACACAGGAATTGTTTTGGGAGAAGCAATTTTAAAAGCTTTAGGAAAGAAAAAAGGAATTGAAAGATATGGTTTTTTGCTTCCGATGGACGATTGTTTAGCACAAGTCGCTCTTGATTTTGGAGGTCGTTCGTGGTTGGTTTGGGAAGCTAATTTTAAGCGTGAAAAAATAGGAGATGTTTCAACTGAAATGTTTGAGCATTTTTTCAAATCTTTCACCGATTCGGCAAAATGTAATCTCAATATTAAAGTGGAAGGAGAAAATGAGCATCACAAGATTGAATCTATTTTTAAAGCATTTGCAAAAGCAATAAAAATGGCAGTCAATCAATCGGATCAAAATTTTAATGTGCCATCAACAAAAGGAAGTTTATAA
- the hisG gene encoding ATP phosphoribosyltransferase, with translation MSKLKIAIQKSGRLYEESLQLLKDCGIFVNNGKDQLKVSVDNFPMEIMYLRNSDIPQYLEDGVVDIAIVGENLLAEKQKNIEIIQSLGFSKCRVSIAVPKEVETDDINYFQGKKVATSYPNTLKNFLQKNNISADIHVISGSVEIAPNIGLADGICDIVSSGSTLFKNGLRETITIFKSEAVLAKTFQLNNGKQKILEKFLFRIQSVLRAKNSKYILMNVPNEKISEVSNVLPVLKSPTVIPLAEKGWSSIHSVIDEERFWEVIDELKEKGAQDILIIPIDKMVM, from the coding sequence ATGAGTAAATTAAAAATTGCCATACAAAAAAGCGGTCGCCTTTACGAAGAATCGCTCCAACTCCTCAAAGACTGCGGAATTTTCGTCAACAACGGAAAAGACCAGCTCAAAGTTTCTGTAGACAATTTCCCGATGGAAATCATGTATTTACGAAACTCTGATATTCCTCAATATTTGGAAGACGGAGTGGTTGATATTGCCATCGTCGGCGAAAATCTTTTAGCAGAAAAGCAAAAAAATATTGAAATTATCCAAAGTTTAGGGTTTTCAAAATGCAGAGTTTCAATAGCAGTTCCTAAAGAAGTTGAAACAGATGATATTAATTACTTTCAGGGTAAAAAAGTTGCTACTTCTTACCCGAATACATTGAAGAATTTTCTTCAGAAAAATAATATTTCAGCAGACATACACGTTATTTCCGGCTCGGTAGAAATCGCTCCAAATATTGGTCTTGCCGATGGAATCTGTGATATTGTAAGCTCCGGAAGTACTCTTTTTAAAAATGGTTTGAGAGAAACTATTACCATTTTTAAATCCGAGGCTGTTCTTGCAAAAACGTTCCAGTTAAATAATGGCAAGCAAAAAATCCTAGAAAAATTTCTATTTAGAATTCAATCTGTTTTAAGGGCAAAAAACTCAAAATACATTTTGATGAATGTTCCGAATGAAAAGATCTCAGAAGTCTCAAATGTTCTTCCGGTTTTAAAAAGTCCAACCGTAATTCCTTTAGCTGAAAAGGGTTGGAGCAGTATTCATTCTGTAATTGATGAAGAACGTTTTTGGGAAGTCATTGATGAACTAAAAGAAAAAGGGGCACAAGATATTTTAATTATTCCAATCGATAAAATGGTGATGTAA
- a CDS encoding 2,3,4,5-tetrahydropyridine-2,6-dicarboxylate N-succinyltransferase has translation MSLQQTIENIWDNRDLLQNEDSQKAIREVISLVDKGELRTAEPTENGWQVNEWVKKAVVMYFPIQKMETIEVGPFEFHDKMPLKRNYAEKGVRVVPHAIAREGAYIAPGVILMPSYVNIGAYVDSGTMVDTWATVGSCAQIGKNVHLSGGVGIGGVLEPLQAAPVIIEDDCFIGSRCIVVEGVHVEKEAVLGANVVLTASTKIIDVTGDTPIEIKGRVPARSVVIPGSYTKQYPAGEYQVPCALIIGQRKESTDKKTSLNDALRENNVAV, from the coding sequence ATGTCATTACAACAAACTATTGAAAATATTTGGGACAACAGAGATTTATTGCAGAATGAAGACAGCCAAAAGGCGATTAGAGAGGTTATTTCTTTGGTTGACAAAGGAGAACTTCGTACAGCTGAGCCTACAGAAAACGGATGGCAGGTAAATGAATGGGTAAAGAAAGCTGTCGTAATGTATTTCCCGATCCAAAAAATGGAAACTATTGAAGTAGGTCCGTTTGAATTTCATGATAAAATGCCTTTGAAGAGAAACTATGCTGAAAAAGGTGTAAGAGTTGTACCTCATGCAATTGCAAGAGAAGGAGCTTATATTGCTCCAGGTGTTATTTTGATGCCTTCTTATGTAAATATTGGTGCTTACGTAGATTCAGGTACAATGGTTGATACTTGGGCAACAGTGGGAAGCTGTGCACAGATTGGTAAAAACGTTCACTTAAGCGGTGGTGTTGGTATCGGTGGTGTTTTAGAACCGCTTCAGGCTGCTCCGGTAATTATTGAAGATGACTGTTTTATCGGTTCTAGATGTATCGTTGTAGAAGGAGTTCACGTTGAAAAAGAAGCTGTTTTGGGTGCAAATGTTGTATTGACGGCTTCTACAAAAATTATCGATGTTACAGGAGATACTCCAATCGAAATAAAAGGTAGAGTTCCTGCTCGTTCAGTTGTAATACCTGGAAGTTATACGAAGCAGTATCCTGCAGGAGAATATCAGGTTCCTTGTGCTTTGATTATCGGTCAGAGAAAAGAATCTACAGACAAAAAAACATCTCTTAATGATGCTTTAAGAGAAAATAACGTAGCTGTTTAA
- the hisC gene encoding histidinol-phosphate transaminase, which translates to MKEFNINSLVRKNILELQPYISFRDNNEFENPVLLDANENPFGELNRYPDSTQKKLKQKISEIKNISVNQVAVGNGSDELIDLIIKVFCEPKKDSVLMMNPSFAMYGFYASINENKVIKLDLNTDFEIVKDDFFKISKDFKSKVFFLCSPNNPTGNSVKDIEYYIKNFNGIVVVDEAYIEFSGKKSCIELLEKYPNLIVLQTFSKAWGMAGARVGIAYSSKEIIKLINTVKAPYNVNSLSSDKVIELIDKQENVKQNIESILNEISWLKNEFQSVNYIKKVYPTDANFFLIEFEDIEKVYEKLLEKEILTSKRSPQIPNCIRINVGSRKENIQLIEVLKSI; encoded by the coding sequence ATGAAAGAATTTAACATCAATAGTTTAGTAAGAAAAAATATCTTAGAATTACAACCTTACATCAGTTTTAGAGACAATAATGAATTTGAAAACCCTGTTTTATTGGATGCTAATGAAAATCCGTTTGGAGAATTGAATCGTTATCCTGATTCTACTCAGAAAAAATTGAAACAAAAAATTTCAGAAATAAAAAATATTTCAGTCAATCAAGTCGCAGTCGGAAATGGAAGCGATGAGCTCATCGATTTGATTATAAAAGTATTTTGTGAGCCTAAAAAAGATTCAGTTTTAATGATGAATCCATCGTTTGCAATGTATGGTTTTTACGCCTCTATCAACGAAAACAAAGTAATAAAACTAGATTTAAATACAGATTTTGAAATTGTAAAAGATGATTTTTTTAAAATTTCAAAAGACTTTAAATCCAAAGTTTTTTTCCTGTGTTCACCCAATAATCCAACCGGAAATTCTGTAAAAGATATTGAGTATTACATTAAAAATTTCAATGGAATTGTAGTGGTTGATGAAGCTTATATTGAGTTTTCAGGTAAAAAATCTTGTATTGAATTATTAGAAAAATATCCAAATCTAATTGTTCTTCAGACTTTTTCAAAAGCTTGGGGAATGGCCGGAGCGAGAGTAGGTATTGCATATTCTTCCAAAGAAATTATTAAGTTAATTAATACTGTAAAAGCGCCTTACAACGTGAATTCTTTAAGTTCGGACAAAGTAATTGAACTCATCGATAAGCAAGAAAATGTAAAACAAAACATAGAAAGTATTTTAAATGAAATTTCTTGGTTGAAAAATGAATTTCAATCAGTTAACTATATTAAAAAAGTGTATCCGACAGATGCTAATTTCTTTTTGATTGAGTTTGAAGATATAGAAAAAGTTTACGAAAAATTGTTGGAAAAAGAAATTTTGACCAGCAAAAGAAGTCCTCAGATTCCAAATTGTATCAGGATCAATGTAGGATCAAGAAAAGAAAACATTCAGTTAATTGAGGTTTTAAAAAGTATTTAA
- a CDS encoding methyltransferase family protein has translation MTDFIRVFIPLFFIIFFMTAFFGTSFIVSKRIGKNPNVLPKDDSAYGLIGRYFKYTLFLIFIYTVLLFIFPEDISSSFKINLPKESIFKYIGIALLILSLIWILIAQFQMKNSWRIGIDEDQKTELITTGLFNYSRNPIFLGILVSLIGLFFTLPTLVSLIFFLISHILIQTQIRLEEEFLLNQHDKTYLRYKAKVRRFL, from the coding sequence ATGACAGATTTTATCAGAGTTTTCATTCCTCTATTTTTTATCATTTTCTTTATGACAGCCTTTTTTGGAACAAGTTTTATCGTTTCAAAAAGAATTGGGAAAAATCCGAATGTTTTACCAAAAGATGATTCCGCTTACGGATTGATTGGAAGATATTTTAAATATACCTTGTTCCTTATTTTTATTTACACCGTTTTACTTTTCATTTTTCCTGAAGATATTTCCAGCAGTTTTAAAATCAATTTACCCAAAGAAAGTATTTTTAAATATATAGGAATTGCCTTGTTAATTTTAAGTTTAATATGGATTCTTATCGCTCAGTTTCAAATGAAAAATTCTTGGCGAATAGGAATTGATGAAGATCAGAAAACAGAATTAATCACAACCGGACTTTTCAATTATTCGAGAAACCCTATTTTTCTTGGAATTTTAGTAAGTTTAATAGGTCTTTTTTTTACATTACCTACTTTAGTTTCGCTAATTTTTTTCCTGATTAGTCATATTCTTATTCAAACCCAAATCAGATTGGAAGAAGAATTTTTATTAAACCAACACGATAAAACTTATCTCCGGTACAAAGCCAAAGTAAGAAGATTTTTATAG
- a CDS encoding efflux transporter outer membrane subunit, with the protein MKNLSIIIKGTAFSVVTFAVLSSCMVRKEYERPAAAVDEKLFRTDMLPQDSTSIANVSWKEIFTDPILQGHITKALENNLDVRIAVQNITSAEAYLKQAKAAYEPTLSIGPNYTFQTQSINTQFGQIIGERRYVNQFDITATIGWEADLWGKMKSQQKAQLATYLGTLAAHKAVKSDLVASIASAYFQLLTYDDQKRIIEETIKVRENNLETTKALKEAGTLTEVAVQQSQALVYNAKSLLIDIDTQIQLLENTMSLLMGESSQTIARSSLKSQSLPESLALGYPASLLSNRPDVMQAEFNLMNAFELTNVAKAQFYPTLKLTGSGGVQSVDIDHLFSVNSLFANVVAGLAQPILNKRQIKTNYDVSLANKETAYLNFRKSILTAGKEVSDAIRVFSVQDSFIDLKKKELDSYKKSVDYSQELVNYGMANYLEVLNASVNSLNAELNISNAEYSKMKAAVDLYQALGGGWK; encoded by the coding sequence ATGAAAAATTTATCAATAATAATAAAAGGAACTGCTTTTTCAGTTGTCACGTTCGCTGTTTTATCATCTTGTATGGTAAGAAAAGAGTACGAAAGACCTGCAGCTGCAGTTGACGAAAAACTATTCCGTACCGATATGCTGCCTCAAGACAGTACAAGTATTGCGAATGTTTCCTGGAAAGAGATTTTTACAGATCCTATTCTTCAGGGGCACATCACAAAAGCTTTGGAAAACAATCTTGATGTAAGAATTGCAGTACAGAATATTACTTCTGCAGAAGCTTATTTAAAACAGGCAAAAGCAGCTTACGAACCTACGTTATCAATAGGCCCGAACTACACTTTTCAGACACAGTCGATCAACACACAGTTTGGTCAGATCATCGGAGAGAGACGTTATGTCAATCAGTTTGATATTACAGCAACAATCGGTTGGGAAGCAGATTTGTGGGGGAAAATGAAATCTCAGCAAAAAGCTCAGTTAGCAACTTATTTGGGAACTTTAGCTGCTCATAAAGCTGTGAAGAGTGACTTGGTTGCATCCATTGCTTCTGCTTATTTCCAGTTGTTGACTTATGATGATCAGAAAAGAATCATTGAGGAAACAATTAAAGTAAGAGAAAATAATTTAGAAACTACAAAAGCGTTAAAAGAAGCAGGAACATTAACGGAAGTTGCGGTTCAGCAAAGTCAGGCGTTGGTTTATAATGCGAAATCTTTACTGATCGACATTGATACTCAAATTCAACTTTTAGAAAACACGATGAGCCTACTGATGGGTGAATCATCACAAACCATTGCAAGATCATCATTAAAATCGCAGTCATTACCGGAGAGTTTGGCTTTAGGATATCCTGCAAGTTTGCTGTCAAATCGTCCCGATGTGATGCAGGCAGAATTTAATTTGATGAATGCTTTCGAGTTGACCAATGTTGCCAAAGCTCAGTTTTACCCAACCTTAAAACTAACAGGAAGCGGTGGAGTACAGTCGGTAGATATCGATCATTTATTTAGCGTAAACTCTCTTTTTGCAAATGTTGTAGCTGGTTTGGCACAACCAATTTTAAACAAAAGACAGATCAAAACCAATTACGATGTAAGTTTAGCCAACAAAGAAACAGCTTATCTTAATTTCAGAAAGTCTATTCTGACTGCAGGAAAAGAAGTTTCAGATGCGATAAGAGTATTTTCGGTTCAGGATTCTTTTATAGATTTAAAGAAAAAAGAGCTTGATTCTTATAAAAAATCGGTTGATTATTCTCAGGAATTGGTCAACTACGGTATGGCAAATTACCTTGAAGTTTTAAATGCAAGTGTAAACTCATTGAATGCCGAGCTTAATATTTCAAATGCAGAATACAGTAAAATGAAAGCTGCAGTAGATTTATACCAAGCTTTAGGCGGCGGATGGAAATAA
- the hisD gene encoding histidinol dehydrogenase translates to MKINKYPQKEIWSELVKRPVLKREQLTELITDIFDKVEKKGDQTLINFNKKFDQAEVENIQVSEEEIENSENLINEELKIAIQQAKENITKFHASQITEIQKIETTKGVVCWRENRAIEKVGIYIPGGTAPLFSTVLMLAIPAQLAGCKEIILCTPPDKNGNINAAILYTAKLCGVTKIFKTGGAQAIAAMTLGTESIPNVYKIFGPGNQYVVAAKEFSQNYNVAIDMPAGPSEVLVIADEQAIPEYCAADLLSQAEHGSDSQVIFLSINEKIFNQTIEETEKQLKELPRNKFAKEALKNSHFILLNSLDEALEFSNLYAPEHLILALEDYEKYIPKIQNAGSVFLGNYSCESAGDYASGTNHTLPTNGFAKNYSGVSLDSFVKKITFQNLSKEGLQNLGKTIELMAEAEGLFAHKNAVSIRLK, encoded by the coding sequence ATGAAAATTAATAAATATCCTCAAAAAGAAATTTGGTCGGAGTTAGTAAAAAGACCAGTTTTAAAAAGAGAACAACTGACAGAATTGATAACCGATATTTTTGATAAAGTCGAAAAAAAAGGTGATCAGACTTTAATAAATTTCAATAAAAAATTTGATCAGGCTGAAGTTGAAAACATTCAAGTTTCAGAAGAAGAAATAGAAAATTCAGAAAATTTAATAAACGAAGAATTGAAAATCGCGATTCAACAGGCAAAAGAAAATATTACGAAATTTCATGCTTCACAAATTACTGAAATTCAAAAGATTGAAACCACAAAAGGAGTTGTTTGCTGGAGAGAAAACAGGGCCATCGAAAAAGTTGGAATCTATATTCCAGGAGGAACTGCTCCGTTATTTTCTACGGTTTTAATGTTGGCAATTCCTGCTCAGTTGGCTGGTTGTAAGGAAATTATTTTATGCACTCCACCTGATAAAAATGGGAATATTAATGCTGCCATTTTATATACGGCAAAACTTTGCGGTGTTACAAAAATCTTTAAAACCGGCGGAGCTCAAGCCATTGCAGCCATGACTTTAGGAACAGAAAGTATTCCGAATGTTTACAAAATTTTCGGACCTGGAAATCAGTATGTTGTTGCAGCAAAAGAGTTTAGCCAAAATTATAATGTCGCAATAGATATGCCTGCAGGACCAAGTGAAGTTTTGGTCATTGCTGATGAACAGGCAATTCCAGAATATTGCGCGGCAGATTTACTTTCTCAGGCAGAACACGGAAGCGACAGTCAGGTTATTTTTCTTTCAATTAATGAGAAAATTTTTAACCAAACCATCGAAGAAACAGAAAAGCAGCTTAAAGAACTTCCAAGAAATAAATTTGCAAAAGAAGCTTTGAAAAACAGTCATTTCATCTTGTTGAATTCTTTAGATGAAGCCCTCGAATTCAGCAATCTATATGCTCCGGAACATTTGATTTTAGCTTTGGAAGATTATGAAAAGTATATTCCAAAAATTCAAAATGCAGGTTCGGTTTTTCTTGGAAACTATTCTTGTGAAAGTGCGGGAGATTATGCAAGCGGAACCAATCACACACTTCCAACCAACGGATTTGCAAAAAATTACAGTGGAGTTTCTTTAGACAGTTTTGTGAAGAAAATTACGTTTCAAAATCTATCAAAAGAAGGACTTCAAAATTTAGGAAAAACAATAGAACTCATGGCCGAAGCAGAAGGATTATTTGCTCACAAAAATGCCGTATCAATCCGATTAAAATAA
- a CDS encoding glycosyltransferase family 32 protein yields MAIPKQIFQTFKTDKLPWLTKFHIKRMLKKNPEYEYHFYDDNRIQTFFKDEFPPEYLKAYNRLTIGAAKADFFRYAILYKKGGVYLDVDSGINKPIKKFIREDDVALVTDEIPHTYYVQWGLAYAAGHPFLQRTLEMILDNIKNNPYPHNVHKTTGPTVYTDAVKACLKEDPTIPHRFMGPHYDNNMQFKYKLGKFFLYSDKSEHWKRKQLTQNIIKPENEDSI; encoded by the coding sequence ATGGCAATTCCTAAACAAATTTTTCAGACGTTTAAAACCGATAAGCTTCCTTGGCTTACGAAGTTTCATATCAAAAGAATGCTCAAAAAAAATCCTGAATACGAGTATCATTTTTATGATGATAACAGAATTCAGACTTTTTTTAAAGATGAGTTTCCACCTGAATATTTGAAAGCTTACAACAGACTGACGATAGGAGCTGCCAAAGCAGATTTTTTCAGATATGCCATTCTTTATAAAAAAGGTGGCGTTTATCTAGATGTAGACAGCGGAATCAACAAGCCGATTAAAAAGTTTATTCGTGAAGACGATGTAGCTTTGGTAACGGATGAAATTCCACACACATATTATGTACAATGGGGTCTTGCATATGCTGCAGGACACCCATTTTTACAGAGAACTCTGGAGATGATTTTAGATAATATCAAAAACAATCCTTATCCTCATAATGTACATAAAACAACCGGACCAACCGTTTATACAGACGCAGTTAAAGCCTGTTTAAAAGAAGATCCAACTATTCCACATCGATTTATGGGACCGCATTATGACAATAATATGCAGTTTAAATATAAGCTGGGTAAATTCTTCCTTTACAGTGATAAATCTGAACACTGGAAGAGAAAACAGCTTACCCAAAACATTATAAAACCTGAGAATGAAGATAGCATTTGA